One part of the Paenibacillus silvisoli genome encodes these proteins:
- a CDS encoding ArsR/SmtB family transcription factor, translating to MSGTTPGMDVTTLSALAEPNRMRIVELLRDGPLTVGEIADRLGLRQPQASKHLKVLTDNGILEVTADANRRIYKLRSEPFQSLNSWLQTFKRVMEERFDNLDAYLRELQKKENSNDNP from the coding sequence ATGTCAGGAACTACTCCCGGCATGGATGTGACGACATTGAGCGCTTTAGCCGAACCGAACCGGATGAGAATCGTCGAGCTGCTGCGCGACGGACCGCTGACCGTTGGGGAAATCGCGGATCGGCTGGGGCTGCGGCAGCCGCAAGCATCGAAGCATTTGAAGGTGCTGACGGACAACGGGATTTTGGAAGTGACCGCTGACGCTAATCGAAGAATTTATAAGCTCCGATCGGAGCCGTTCCAGTCGCTCAATTCATGGCTTCAGACGTTTAAACGCGTTATGGAAGAGAGATTCGACAACTTGGATGCCTACTTGCGCGAATTGCAAAAGAAGGAAAATTCGAACGATAACCCATAA
- a CDS encoding DUF3221 domain-containing protein, translated as MKRMICSFAALIVFAALMIGCGVKKEVGEEDNRTLKNAGSTPVVATEPNLSGFGTVNAVSEPGGVRGFLNDQHILHGDIYLKDDKVFINIVGLNDNVRKLLAEQYAPDSYQLVNVSHSIEELEEAQKKLSESDLYRTQNLYGSGIDVIKNKIVITMPSASEAEAKPVIGKLIDPDLISYDIQAISEKPEYEGTIVSIDTTNHHILILEDGQEEPSIYFGFNEHSEIVDAQGSPIAFDDLMEQQKVRVWSAGMINESFPAQGTARRLELAEG; from the coding sequence ATGAAACGAATGATCTGCAGCTTTGCGGCGCTGATCGTGTTTGCTGCTCTGATGATCGGATGCGGAGTGAAGAAGGAAGTCGGTGAAGAAGATAACCGTACGTTGAAAAATGCGGGGAGTACACCGGTAGTGGCGACCGAGCCTAATTTGTCCGGATTCGGAACGGTCAATGCGGTTTCGGAGCCTGGCGGCGTTCGCGGCTTCCTGAATGATCAGCATATTTTACATGGCGATATTTATTTGAAAGACGATAAAGTGTTTATCAATATCGTCGGGCTGAACGATAACGTTCGAAAGCTGCTTGCGGAGCAGTATGCTCCGGATTCTTACCAGCTAGTCAATGTGTCGCATTCGATCGAAGAACTGGAAGAAGCGCAGAAGAAACTGAGCGAAAGCGATCTTTACCGGACACAAAACCTGTACGGCTCGGGAATTGACGTGATCAAGAACAAAATCGTAATTACGATGCCTTCGGCAAGCGAAGCGGAAGCGAAACCGGTCATCGGAAAGCTGATCGACCCGGACTTGATCAGCTACGACATCCAGGCGATAAGCGAAAAACCGGAGTACGAAGGAACGATCGTCAGTATCGATACTACGAATCATCACATTCTTATTTTGGAAGATGGACAGGAAGAGCCGAGCATTTATTTTGGCTTTAACGAGCATTCGGAAATCGTGGATGCGCAAGGTTCGCCGATCGCTTTTGACGATTTGATGGAGCAACAGAAGGTCCGCGTCTGGTCGGCAGGCATGATTAATGAATCGTTTCCCGCTCAAGGCACGGCGCGAAGACTGGAGCTCGCTGAAGGCTGA
- a CDS encoding GAF domain-containing protein: MFQKTAYAASREQNYDLVISQLDALLHGETDEIANLSNASALLNQFLDRINWVGFYLYKDGELVLGPFQGLPACVRIPLSRGVCGKAASLKETVRVENVHEFPGHIACDAASQSEIVIPMVKDGQLLGVLDIDSPELNRFDEVDQAYLEKFVAQLCVHL; encoded by the coding sequence ATGTTTCAAAAAACGGCATATGCCGCATCGCGCGAGCAAAATTACGACCTTGTCATCAGCCAGCTGGACGCACTCCTACACGGGGAAACGGACGAGATCGCCAACCTTTCCAATGCTTCGGCGCTGCTGAATCAATTTTTAGACCGAATCAACTGGGTCGGCTTTTATTTGTATAAAGACGGCGAGCTCGTCCTCGGGCCGTTTCAAGGCTTGCCGGCTTGCGTACGCATTCCGCTTTCGCGCGGCGTTTGCGGCAAAGCGGCCAGCTTGAAAGAAACCGTTCGCGTGGAGAACGTGCACGAATTCCCGGGCCATATCGCGTGCGACGCCGCTTCGCAGTCCGAGATCGTCATTCCGATGGTAAAGGACGGCCAGCTGCTGGGCGTGCTCGATATCGATAGTCCGGAGCTGAATCGCTTCGACGAAGTGGATCAGGCTTACCTAGAGAAGTTCGTCGCTCAGCTCTGTGTTCACCTGTAA
- a CDS encoding DinB family protein, translated as MSDYLAVIELYKRGLDGYSVEQLRFKCSENVWSVGQMYVHVIEVAKEYIGHIETCSMATQEEPQGKTEDGTKALAEKEWPNIRVKLDEPPNATRNPESKDELIIGLEQVQAQLAYWAGCVDEANPACKVRHGWFGWLNAREWFEMIGMHSRHHLRQKAMLDEKLTESG; from the coding sequence TTGAGCGATTATTTGGCTGTCATCGAGCTTTACAAGCGAGGTCTGGACGGATATTCGGTCGAACAGCTGCGATTTAAATGCAGTGAAAACGTATGGTCGGTCGGGCAAATGTATGTTCACGTGATCGAAGTGGCGAAAGAGTACATCGGGCATATTGAAACATGTTCCATGGCAACGCAAGAGGAACCTCAAGGCAAGACGGAGGACGGGACGAAGGCGTTGGCCGAAAAAGAATGGCCCAATATTCGCGTGAAGCTCGATGAACCGCCTAACGCGACAAGAAACCCCGAAAGCAAGGATGAGCTCATAATCGGTTTGGAACAGGTGCAAGCGCAGTTGGCATATTGGGCCGGTTGCGTTGACGAGGCGAATCCGGCTTGCAAGGTGCGCCATGGCTGGTTTGGCTGGCTCAACGCGCGGGAATGGTTCGAGATGATCGGCATGCACAGCAGGCATCATTTACGTCAGAAGGCGATGCTGGATGAGAAACTGACGGAGTCAGGCTAG
- a CDS encoding GNAT family N-acetyltransferase, whose translation MEYNVTKVWDEALWLKAEVVYQEAFPGHKGKKRSIIRGMFERKLSALHTWTEAGEIAAMALTSTDRHAQAVIIDHLAVSASRRERGIGLRCVEAIREWAETTEACRSIIIEAEADPTEENADRIRFWLKAGFLQTEYVHHYIWVPETYVAMYVPIAPAFQPSDNGKSLFKVITKYHEKAYRGQD comes from the coding sequence ATGGAATATAACGTCACAAAGGTATGGGATGAAGCGTTATGGTTGAAGGCGGAGGTCGTCTATCAAGAAGCTTTTCCAGGTCATAAAGGGAAGAAGCGTTCGATCATTCGCGGCATGTTCGAGCGAAAGCTCAGCGCGCTTCATACTTGGACGGAAGCCGGTGAAATAGCTGCCATGGCGCTCACCTCGACCGATCGTCACGCGCAGGCTGTCATTATTGATCACCTAGCTGTTTCAGCAAGCAGAAGAGAGCGGGGTATCGGCCTTCGCTGTGTCGAAGCCATCCGTGAATGGGCGGAAACGACGGAAGCTTGCCGATCGATCATTATTGAAGCTGAAGCGGACCCGACAGAGGAGAATGCCGATCGCATCCGATTTTGGCTGAAAGCAGGCTTCCTTCAAACGGAATATGTTCACCATTATATATGGGTACCCGAAACGTATGTGGCGATGTATGTGCCGATTGCCCCCGCGTTCCAGCCAAGCGATAACGGCAAATCGCTGTTCAAAGTGATTACCAAATATCACGAGAAGGCTTATCGGGGTCAGGATTGA
- a CDS encoding DUF1304 domain-containing protein: protein MIAAIMVGFVALEHVYILVLEMFLWSTPRGMKAFGMTKEEAAATKTLAANQGLYNGFLAAGLVWGIVHPNGQTGESIELFFLICVLVAALYGGATAKRSIWLVQGLPALIALVLVLVL, encoded by the coding sequence ATGATTGCAGCCATAATGGTCGGATTCGTAGCCTTGGAGCATGTATACATTCTTGTGCTGGAGATGTTTCTATGGTCGACACCTCGCGGTATGAAAGCGTTCGGCATGACGAAGGAAGAGGCAGCTGCCACCAAAACGCTTGCCGCGAACCAAGGCTTATATAACGGATTTCTGGCAGCCGGCTTGGTGTGGGGAATCGTGCATCCGAACGGGCAAACGGGAGAATCGATCGAGCTCTTTTTCTTGATTTGCGTTCTCGTTGCGGCCCTGTATGGAGGAGCGACGGCGAAGCGTTCCATATGGTTGGTTCAAGGGTTGCCTGCCTTAATCGCACTCGTGCTCGTATTGGTGCTGTAG